Proteins from a genomic interval of Micromonospora sp. NBC_00389:
- a CDS encoding DUF5682 family protein: MTAPTVAGPFGALREQLTDAVAAFADSPDALAGILAGIVDDVDRALGERLEIFPVCHHSPASGLAMVRRLRAKQPRVIYLELCEDLQPLLGELRNCRLPVAVQAFASELADFPADWGPLSVVAPVTEASAEYQAIAYAMETPGVELVLVDRSTDHVFQWTPRADGDDGIGPAGGAGEEAALHGDAVGVEIGDLRPRFAELEAYLLHHGKVRHWSEWWDQYVERPLADADHDTYRQVMVLIGSLFRRLRPSGSDRLDRDEDRERYMWTRMRQHLAASGVDPADCLYVCGAFHAASRVEQFGIGSAAPDFEITPRTATRWRYGLIPSSHSAIEAQFGLAPGSVSIAAATWTKAVSRNGLTPFRLDGQRGTSTRGRRGRSAAASSPDVAPSPTAVPSAAAPVADRLSGFLAGAPVLDGLDEAELRGWCVDIVRLARRNGYLASTADAIAVFETSVLLAALRNRARPTPYDFADAAVTCIEKDVVPGRRDVRRLCEILLGGDRIGQVGYDALPPLARDVLDRLQPLALDLEKRTIQRALLDLHAQPELAGCSDLLWMLRHLLPPGAVRPIMGERRLGHRSVQESWDLALGRDQRALIELGYEGVTVEQVLEQRLRRAVRGTGATAAGALAAVEDAIRLLNSPRLVDELGERAVDLLAAERTVDDAPDVLRRIRRLLAHLRATAPALPAWCEAFVTTGYAHYCTLLPTAIAAEETEVRQVSAMLGFLFSMEGLALSLGCDRSQLELAVAQSHPTAPAKVSLLWAARHQLGLLPLAELRARCADLLANPLVVPAFPQYLSGFVHALEPVPGLAPFVVETMSTAFARLPDPVLLPWLPTLITTLRDQGPELVPLLVREAGRTFPGALSELDAWVPPWVAPPSSAPVVPVAEPLRRTGALLAAHPAAVDAVAALLGCPGGWQPTLNPSASPSAVAALLAGHPDTIEAVAALLAVPGPTVSHDVH, translated from the coding sequence ATGACCGCACCCACCGTCGCCGGCCCGTTCGGCGCGCTGCGGGAGCAGCTCACCGACGCGGTCGCCGCGTTCGCCGACTCCCCGGACGCGCTGGCCGGGATCCTCGCCGGCATCGTCGATGACGTCGACCGCGCCCTCGGCGAGCGGCTGGAGATCTTCCCGGTCTGCCACCACTCGCCAGCCTCCGGCCTGGCCATGGTGCGCCGGCTGCGGGCGAAGCAGCCCCGGGTGATCTACCTGGAGCTGTGCGAGGATCTCCAGCCGCTGCTCGGGGAGTTGCGCAACTGCCGGCTGCCGGTCGCGGTGCAGGCGTTCGCCTCGGAACTGGCCGACTTTCCGGCCGACTGGGGCCCGCTCAGCGTCGTCGCGCCGGTCACCGAAGCCTCGGCGGAATACCAGGCCATCGCGTACGCGATGGAGACCCCAGGGGTCGAGTTGGTGCTGGTGGACCGGTCCACCGACCACGTCTTCCAGTGGACACCACGCGCCGACGGCGACGACGGGATCGGCCCGGCCGGCGGGGCGGGCGAGGAGGCCGCGCTGCACGGTGACGCGGTCGGCGTGGAGATCGGCGACCTGCGGCCCCGGTTCGCGGAGTTGGAGGCGTACCTGCTGCACCACGGCAAGGTGCGGCACTGGTCGGAGTGGTGGGACCAGTACGTCGAACGGCCGCTCGCCGACGCCGACCACGACACCTACCGGCAGGTGATGGTGTTGATCGGCAGCCTGTTCCGGCGGCTGCGCCCTAGCGGGTCCGATCGGCTGGACCGCGACGAGGACCGCGAGCGCTACATGTGGACTCGGATGCGTCAGCACCTCGCCGCCTCGGGCGTCGACCCCGCCGACTGCCTCTACGTCTGCGGCGCGTTCCATGCCGCGAGCCGGGTCGAGCAGTTCGGCATCGGCTCGGCCGCCCCGGATTTCGAGATCACTCCGCGCACCGCCACCCGCTGGCGGTACGGCCTCATCCCGTCCAGCCATTCGGCGATCGAGGCGCAGTTCGGCCTGGCACCCGGCTCGGTCTCGATCGCGGCGGCGACCTGGACCAAGGCGGTGAGCCGCAACGGGCTGACCCCGTTCCGGTTGGACGGCCAGCGCGGCACGTCGACCCGTGGCCGACGCGGTCGCTCCGCCGCCGCCTCCTCCCCCGACGTCGCGCCCTCCCCCACCGCCGTCCCCTCCGCGGCCGCGCCGGTCGCCGACCGGCTCAGCGGCTTCCTCGCCGGGGCGCCCGTCCTGGACGGCCTGGACGAGGCGGAGCTGCGCGGCTGGTGCGTCGACATCGTCCGACTCGCCCGGCGCAATGGATACCTGGCCAGCACCGCCGACGCGATCGCCGTCTTCGAGACCTCGGTCCTGCTGGCCGCCCTGCGCAACCGGGCCCGACCCACCCCGTACGACTTCGCCGACGCCGCGGTCACCTGCATCGAGAAGGACGTGGTGCCCGGCCGGCGCGACGTCCGGCGGCTCTGCGAGATCCTGCTGGGCGGCGACCGGATCGGCCAGGTCGGCTACGACGCCCTGCCACCGCTGGCCCGCGACGTGCTCGACCGGCTCCAGCCGCTCGCGCTGGACCTGGAGAAGCGGACCATCCAGCGGGCGCTGCTGGACCTGCACGCCCAACCGGAGCTGGCCGGCTGCTCGGACCTGCTGTGGATGCTGCGGCACCTGCTGCCGCCCGGCGCAGTCCGCCCGATCATGGGTGAGCGCAGGCTCGGGCACCGCTCCGTCCAGGAGAGCTGGGACCTGGCCCTCGGCCGCGATCAACGCGCCCTGATCGAGTTGGGTTACGAGGGGGTGACCGTCGAGCAGGTGCTTGAGCAGCGGCTACGCCGTGCGGTACGCGGCACCGGGGCCACCGCGGCCGGCGCGCTCGCCGCCGTGGAGGATGCCATTCGGCTGCTCAACAGCCCGCGCCTGGTCGACGAGTTGGGCGAGCGGGCGGTCGACCTGCTCGCCGCCGAGCGCACGGTCGACGACGCCCCGGACGTGCTGCGCCGCATCCGTCGGCTGCTGGCCCACCTCCGGGCCACCGCGCCAGCCCTGCCGGCCTGGTGTGAGGCATTCGTGACCACCGGGTACGCCCACTACTGCACGCTGCTGCCGACGGCCATCGCGGCGGAGGAGACCGAGGTCCGGCAGGTCTCCGCGATGCTCGGCTTTCTGTTCTCCATGGAGGGCCTTGCTCTCTCCCTGGGGTGCGACCGGTCCCAACTGGAGCTCGCCGTCGCTCAGTCGCATCCGACGGCTCCGGCGAAGGTCTCCCTGCTCTGGGCCGCCCGGCACCAGCTCGGCCTGCTGCCGCTGGCGGAGCTGCGGGCCCGGTGTGCTGACCTGCTGGCGAATCCACTGGTGGTGCCCGCGTTCCCGCAGTACCTCTCCGGCTTCGTGCACGCACTGGAGCCGGTGCCCGGGCTGGCGCCGTTCGTGGTGGAGACGATGTCCACCGCCTTCGCCCGGCTTCCCGACCCGGTGCTGCTGCCCTGGCTGCCCACCCTGATCACCACGTTACGCGATCAGGGGCCGGAGCTGGTACCGCTGCTGGTCCGCGAGGCGGGGCGCACCTTCCCGGGGGCACTGTCCGAGCTGGACGCCTGGGTGCCGCCATGGGTGGCGCCGCCATCCTCCGCGCCGGTGGTCCCCGTCGCCGAGCCGCTGCGACGGACGGGCGCACTGCTCGCCGCCCATCCGGCGGCGGTCGACGCGGTGGCCGCGCTGCTCGGCTGTCCCGGCGGATGGCAACCGACCCTCAATCCGAGCGCGAGCCCGAGCGCGGTGGCCGCGCTGCTGGCCGGGCATCCGGACACCATCGAGGCGGTGGCAGCGCTCCTCGCGGTGCCGGGCCCGACGGTCAGCCACGACGTCCACTGA
- a CDS encoding ATP-binding protein, whose product MTEMLRAPAEVTYADELDFLESVDTGPKPFSWRLSPRMVRLFVLGSERADGLDREIPQKWFGDRSFVERSIVTLASDRGLLLIGDPGTGKSWLAELLAAAICRNSTLVVQGTAGTTEDHIKYSWNVSMVIAKGQSRDSMIPSPIMTAMERGVVGRFEELTRSTSDVQDALISILSEKYVAIPELDQDNIVFAQPGFSIIATANSRDRGVNDLSSALKRRFNFVRIPVVTNKRSEAEIVRFRTEELLRRHRIELDVPPTLLDILLQSFADLRAGAAAATSDDEKLESALSTAEQIGVLEDAILHSQFFGDRTLRAATLAGSLVGSLARRSPEDLAILNKYLHGVVEPRARKDDEEWAGFLDGGRQAIATLS is encoded by the coding sequence ATGACCGAGATGCTGCGCGCCCCCGCCGAGGTCACGTACGCCGACGAGCTGGATTTCCTCGAGTCGGTCGACACCGGCCCGAAGCCGTTCTCGTGGCGGCTGAGCCCGCGCATGGTCCGGCTGTTCGTCCTCGGCTCGGAGCGGGCCGACGGCCTCGACCGGGAGATCCCGCAGAAGTGGTTCGGTGACCGCAGCTTCGTCGAGCGCAGCATCGTCACCCTGGCCTCGGATCGCGGCCTGCTGCTGATCGGCGACCCAGGCACCGGCAAAAGCTGGTTGGCCGAGCTGCTGGCCGCTGCGATCTGCCGCAACTCCACCCTGGTCGTGCAGGGCACCGCCGGCACCACCGAGGACCACATCAAGTATTCGTGGAACGTGTCCATGGTGATCGCCAAGGGGCAGTCCCGGGATTCGATGATCCCATCGCCGATCATGACGGCGATGGAGCGCGGCGTGGTCGGCCGCTTCGAGGAGCTGACCCGCTCCACGAGCGACGTGCAGGACGCCCTGATCTCGATCCTCTCCGAGAAGTACGTCGCCATTCCCGAGCTGGACCAGGACAACATCGTCTTCGCCCAGCCCGGCTTCTCGATCATCGCCACCGCGAACAGCCGCGACCGGGGGGTCAACGACCTCTCCTCGGCGCTCAAGCGGCGGTTCAACTTCGTCCGGATCCCGGTGGTCACCAACAAGCGCAGCGAGGCGGAGATCGTCCGCTTCCGCACCGAGGAGCTGCTGCGGCGGCACCGGATCGAGTTGGACGTGCCGCCCACCCTGCTGGACATCCTGTTGCAGAGCTTCGCCGACCTGCGCGCCGGCGCCGCGGCGGCGACCAGTGACGACGAAAAGTTGGAGTCGGCGCTGTCCACCGCCGAGCAGATCGGCGTGCTGGAGGACGCCATCCTGCACAGCCAGTTCTTCGGCGACCGCACGCTGCGGGCGGCGACCCTCGCCGGGTCGCTGGTCGGGTCGCTGGCCCGGCGCAGCCCGGAGGATCTGGCGATCCTCAACAAGTACCTGCACGGCGTGGTGGAGCCCCGGGCCCGCAAGGACGACGAGGAGTGGGCGGGCTTTCTCGACGGCGGTCGTCAGGCGATCGCCACCCTGTCATGA
- a CDS encoding VWA domain-containing protein, translating into MTDDEPTGGLADANRRQVLYWRLLSRLFDHDEQPNLELASVAVVDDLGLPAALLDPAVSVDTIVQRFPALAAELRGLLTSTDDGAASSDDDPYQPGESEVRRAALVSKLLLNVFATGSGSVSAGQLARWQSDAGWFEQALGCEPGEVRRQGAGLGAILAGLEGDLVRRMHLREVLADPALASQLTPSMSLIEQLLRDKANLSGVALANAKALIRRFVDEVAEVLRTQVQQTSVGTLDRSVPPKRVFRNLDLDRTIWQNLTNWSPDDERLYVDRLYYRQTARRTTPARLIVVVDQSGSMVDSMVNCTILASIFAGLPKVDVHLIAYDTRALDLTPWVHDPFEVLLRTQLGGGNDGPVALALARPKIVEPKQTVLVWISDFYEFDRSQPLYDGLAAVHRSGVRVIPVGSVSSSGQQSVNPWFRQRFKDLGTPVISGHIRKLVVELKNFLT; encoded by the coding sequence ATGACCGACGACGAACCCACCGGCGGGCTCGCCGATGCCAACCGCCGCCAGGTGCTCTACTGGCGGCTGCTGTCCCGATTGTTCGACCACGACGAGCAGCCCAACCTGGAGTTGGCGAGCGTGGCCGTGGTCGACGACCTCGGGCTGCCGGCCGCACTGCTGGACCCGGCGGTCTCGGTGGACACCATCGTGCAACGTTTCCCGGCGCTCGCGGCCGAGCTGCGCGGGTTGCTCACGTCCACCGACGACGGCGCCGCGTCGAGTGACGACGACCCCTACCAGCCCGGCGAGTCCGAGGTACGCCGTGCCGCGCTGGTGTCGAAGCTGCTGCTGAACGTCTTCGCGACCGGTTCCGGGTCGGTCAGTGCCGGGCAGTTGGCCCGCTGGCAGTCCGACGCCGGCTGGTTCGAGCAGGCGCTCGGCTGCGAGCCCGGCGAGGTGCGCCGCCAGGGCGCCGGGCTGGGCGCCATCCTCGCCGGCCTGGAGGGCGACCTGGTCCGGCGGATGCACCTGCGGGAGGTGCTGGCCGATCCGGCGCTGGCCAGCCAGTTGACCCCCAGCATGTCGCTGATCGAGCAGTTGCTCCGGGACAAGGCCAACCTCTCCGGGGTGGCGCTGGCCAACGCCAAGGCGTTGATCCGGCGCTTCGTCGACGAGGTCGCCGAGGTGCTCCGGACGCAGGTGCAGCAGACCAGCGTCGGGACGCTGGACCGGTCGGTGCCGCCCAAGCGGGTGTTCCGCAACCTGGACCTCGACCGGACCATCTGGCAGAACCTGACCAACTGGAGCCCGGACGACGAGCGGCTCTACGTCGACCGGCTCTACTACCGGCAGACCGCCCGGCGGACCACGCCGGCCCGGCTCATCGTCGTGGTGGACCAGTCCGGATCCATGGTCGACTCGATGGTCAACTGCACCATCCTCGCGTCGATCTTCGCCGGGCTGCCGAAGGTGGACGTCCACCTGATCGCCTACGACACCCGTGCACTGGACCTGACCCCGTGGGTGCACGACCCGTTCGAGGTGCTGCTCCGTACCCAGCTGGGTGGCGGCAACGACGGGCCGGTGGCGCTGGCGCTGGCCCGGCCGAAGATCGTCGAACCGAAGCAGACCGTGCTGGTGTGGATCTCGGACTTCTACGAGTTCGACCGGTCCCAGCCGCTCTACGACGGCCTCGCGGCGGTGCATCGCTCCGGCGTCCGGGTCATCCCGGTCGGCTCGGTCAGCAGCTCCGGCCAGCAGAGCGTCAACCCCTGGTTTCGCCAGCGCTTCAAGGACCTGGGCACCCCGGTCATCTCCGGTCACATCCGCAAACTCGTCGTCGAGCTCAAGAACTTCCTCACCTAG
- a CDS encoding RICIN domain-containing protein, with translation MRWNARRAAAGGFGLILGAVLALAQVAPAQAESNGGVRVMPLGDSITDGYNVPGGYRINLWQRLATGGYTVDFVGSGFNGPASLGDHDHEGHSGWRIDQLDANIVAWLQATTPRTVLLHIGTNDVNQNYDLANAPARLSALIDKIRATAPEVELFVATITPETDSTREARVQAYNAAIPGIVAQKGSWVHLVDMHAALGTADLADGVHPNAGGYDKMAARWYEALRSVPGSLIPPGPPVGSPVGLTNPNSGRCLDVSGASTTAGAQTIIWDCHGGANQRWTRTAAGELRVYGDRCLDVDAGGSADGTKVQIWTCNGSGAQRFTFRADGAIVLTAVGKCVDVASAGTANGTKVQLWTCNGTGAQRWSVR, from the coding sequence ATGCGATGGAACGCACGACGGGCCGCCGCCGGCGGCTTCGGGCTCATCCTCGGCGCCGTGCTGGCGCTGGCCCAGGTCGCACCCGCGCAGGCCGAGTCGAACGGCGGGGTACGGGTGATGCCGCTCGGTGACTCGATCACCGACGGGTACAACGTGCCCGGCGGGTACCGGATCAACCTGTGGCAGCGGCTGGCCACCGGCGGTTACACGGTCGACTTCGTGGGCTCGGGGTTCAACGGGCCGGCCAGCCTCGGCGACCACGACCACGAGGGCCACTCGGGTTGGCGCATCGACCAGCTCGACGCCAACATCGTGGCCTGGTTGCAGGCCACCACCCCGCGTACGGTGCTGCTGCACATCGGCACCAACGACGTGAACCAGAACTACGACCTGGCCAACGCTCCGGCCCGGCTCTCCGCCCTGATCGACAAGATCAGGGCGACGGCGCCAGAGGTCGAACTCTTCGTCGCCACCATCACCCCGGAGACCGACTCGACCCGGGAGGCGCGGGTGCAGGCGTACAACGCGGCGATCCCCGGCATCGTGGCGCAAAAGGGGAGCTGGGTGCACCTGGTCGACATGCACGCCGCGCTCGGCACCGCCGACCTCGCCGACGGCGTCCACCCCAACGCCGGCGGGTACGACAAGATGGCGGCCCGCTGGTACGAGGCGCTGCGGTCGGTGCCCGGCAGCCTGATCCCGCCGGGACCTCCGGTCGGCAGCCCGGTCGGCCTGACCAACCCGAACTCCGGGCGCTGCCTGGACGTCTCCGGTGCCAGCACCACCGCTGGTGCCCAGACCATCATCTGGGACTGTCACGGCGGTGCCAACCAGCGCTGGACCCGTACCGCCGCCGGGGAGCTGCGGGTCTACGGCGACCGGTGCCTGGACGTGGACGCCGGGGGGAGCGCCGACGGCACCAAGGTGCAGATCTGGACCTGCAACGGCAGCGGCGCCCAGCGTTTCACCTTCCGCGCGGACGGGGCGATCGTGCTCACCGCCGTCGGCAAGTGCGTGGACGTGGCGTCCGCCGGCACCGCCAACGGCACCAAGGTGCAGCTCTGGACCTGTAACGGCACGGGCGCCCAGCGCTGGTCCGTGCGGTAG
- a CDS encoding PadR family transcriptional regulator, translating into MREPTFLILTALANGPRHGYGIVREVSELSDGRVTVLAGTLYTALDRLAAEGLIAHDHDETVDGRLRRYYRLTGGGIAALDAETARLRQLTTAAEARLRHLRSRPA; encoded by the coding sequence ATGCGCGAGCCGACGTTCCTCATCCTCACCGCGCTCGCCAACGGTCCACGGCACGGTTACGGGATCGTCCGCGAGGTCTCCGAGCTGTCGGACGGGCGGGTCACCGTGCTGGCCGGCACCCTCTACACCGCGCTGGACCGGCTGGCCGCCGAAGGGTTGATCGCCCACGACCACGACGAGACCGTCGACGGGCGGCTACGCCGCTACTACCGGCTCACCGGCGGCGGCATCGCCGCACTCGACGCGGAGACGGCCCGGCTCCGCCAGCTCACCACCGCCGCCGAGGCGCGGCTGCGTCACCTGCGTTCCCGCCCCGCCTGA
- a CDS encoding nitronate monooxygenase, protein MSVLSALRHPIVAAPMAGGPSTPALVAAASAAGGLGFLAAGMIDTGRLAADIAEVRARTDRPFGVNVFLPGSGSVDEAAIRAYADRLAPQAGQHGVTLGEPVGGDDGYPEKLTALLADPVPVVSFAFGLPNRAAVAALRERGTEVWATVTRPDAATTAAELGVDAVVVQGTEAGGHRGGLPDDDDYALLPLLRLAAAGCRLPLVAAGGIVDGPGVAAVLAAGAAAAQLGTAFLCCPEAGTSPMHREAVASWTPTALTRAYTGKRARGVVNEFLRRHDATAPTGYPQVLHLTRPLLAAARRDGDASVVNLWAGQAHPLSRDVPASALVAELSAGARAALAAAAERSTRWG, encoded by the coding sequence ATGTCCGTGCTGTCCGCGTTACGCCACCCGATCGTCGCCGCCCCGATGGCCGGCGGCCCGTCCACGCCTGCGCTCGTGGCGGCCGCCTCCGCCGCCGGTGGGTTGGGCTTCCTGGCTGCCGGGATGATCGACACCGGCCGGCTGGCCGCCGACATCGCCGAGGTCCGTGCGCGCACCGACCGGCCGTTCGGGGTCAACGTCTTCCTGCCCGGTTCCGGCAGCGTCGACGAGGCCGCCATCCGGGCGTACGCCGACCGGCTTGCCCCGCAGGCCGGCCAGCATGGGGTGACCCTGGGCGAGCCGGTGGGCGGCGACGATGGGTACCCGGAGAAGCTGACGGCGCTGCTCGCCGACCCGGTCCCGGTGGTGTCCTTCGCGTTCGGGCTGCCAAACCGTGCCGCGGTGGCTGCCCTGCGTGAGCGGGGTACCGAGGTGTGGGCCACGGTCACCCGGCCGGACGCCGCCACTACCGCCGCCGAGCTCGGCGTGGACGCCGTGGTGGTGCAGGGCACCGAGGCCGGTGGGCATCGCGGCGGCCTGCCGGACGACGACGACTACGCGCTGCTGCCGCTGCTCCGGCTGGCCGCCGCCGGCTGTCGCCTCCCGCTGGTGGCCGCCGGCGGAATCGTCGACGGCCCAGGGGTGGCCGCCGTGCTGGCCGCCGGCGCCGCCGCCGCGCAGCTCGGCACGGCGTTCCTGTGCTGCCCGGAGGCGGGCACCTCGCCGATGCACCGGGAGGCGGTGGCCAGTTGGACGCCGACCGCCCTGACCCGGGCGTACACCGGCAAGCGAGCACGTGGTGTGGTCAACGAGTTCCTGCGCCGGCACGACGCGACGGCGCCGACCGGCTACCCGCAGGTGCTGCACCTGACCCGCCCGCTGCTCGCCGCCGCCCGGCGCGACGGGGACGCCTCGGTGGTCAACCTCTGGGCCGGGCAGGCACATCCCCTCTCCCGGGACGTGCCGGCGTCCGCGCTGGTCGCCGAGCTGAGCGCCGGTGCTCGGGCCGCGTTGGCGGCGGCGGCCGAGCGGTCGACCCGCTGGGGCTGA
- a CDS encoding cellulose binding domain-containing protein — MIEIGAQVDLSHPPDRVWLALTDRELLGRWFAEAETVAGVPDRLVLQTAGLPGFDANVEVEVTERRVPELLALRCDEAGRLTELTCAVTVTKQGCRLAVREVTTHGTWSAEQSEPREQQLRQALTVRLPAILDWLAFQQVDLRRGEAGMTAELPMIGAVGTGRARARRRRTVVAVLAGAVLLAGLAAWVTMPAESNHAATPLPTTSPTPTVAADAPTDTPKATAASARPSRTTASPTTSPSRTPTAKPSRTPTAAPPPTQPVTARYDTDSSRLFGYTGEVVVENPGSAPAEQWAVVVTLAEGSTIDDVNGADWRQDGLAVTFTGPAVPTGGSQTFRFDVRDSRPKAREPEGCTVSGNPCTGL, encoded by the coding sequence GTGATCGAGATCGGTGCGCAGGTCGACCTGTCCCACCCGCCTGACCGGGTCTGGCTCGCATTGACGGATCGGGAGCTGCTCGGCCGGTGGTTCGCCGAGGCCGAGACGGTGGCGGGCGTGCCGGACCGACTGGTGCTGCAGACGGCCGGGTTGCCTGGCTTCGACGCCAACGTCGAGGTCGAGGTGACCGAGCGGCGGGTGCCGGAGCTGCTGGCGCTGCGCTGCGACGAGGCTGGCCGGCTCACCGAGCTGACCTGTGCCGTCACCGTCACGAAGCAGGGCTGCCGGCTGGCGGTCCGCGAGGTCACGACGCACGGCACCTGGTCCGCCGAGCAGAGCGAACCGCGCGAGCAGCAGCTCCGGCAGGCGCTGACCGTTCGCCTGCCGGCCATCCTCGACTGGCTCGCCTTCCAGCAGGTCGACCTTCGCCGCGGCGAGGCCGGGATGACGGCCGAACTGCCGATGATCGGCGCGGTCGGCACCGGACGCGCCCGGGCCCGCCGCCGCCGCACGGTGGTCGCGGTGCTGGCCGGTGCCGTGCTACTGGCGGGGCTGGCGGCGTGGGTCACGATGCCGGCCGAGTCGAACCACGCCGCCACGCCACTCCCGACGACATCACCGACGCCGACCGTGGCGGCCGACGCGCCCACCGACACTCCGAAGGCGACGGCGGCCTCGGCGCGCCCCTCGCGGACCACCGCGTCGCCGACCACCAGCCCGAGCCGTACCCCGACGGCCAAGCCGTCCCGCACCCCGACGGCGGCCCCGCCGCCGACGCAGCCGGTGACGGCCCGCTACGACACCGACTCCAGCCGGCTGTTCGGCTACACCGGAGAGGTGGTGGTCGAGAACCCGGGCAGCGCGCCGGCGGAGCAGTGGGCCGTGGTCGTCACCCTCGCCGAGGGCAGCACCATCGACGACGTCAACGGCGCGGACTGGCGGCAGGACGGGTTGGCGGTCACCTTCACCGGGCCGGCCGTGCCGACCGGTGGGTCGCAGACGTTCCGCTTCGACGTGCGCGACAGCCGACCCAAGGCCAGGGAACCGGAGGGCTGCACGGTGAGCGGCAACCCGTGCACGGGCCTGTGA
- a CDS encoding CG0192-related protein: MALLHRATLRPSKLDLLATWLPGRPWYHGPAGVEVLSRGAYRFDDPAGEVGIETMLVGTADGPVHQVPLTYRAAPLDGADDWLVGTTEHSVLGPRWVYDGCADPVYATALAQAILADTGQAEQYIEVDGRRELREPTMTIAASGAGDADVAPVGAVRRVVDEDATLIVTDSVELAVVRRPGGGDAAASGATLLGTWNGQPTSVPLAYARPR; this comes from the coding sequence ATGGCACTGCTGCACCGGGCGACTCTGCGCCCCTCGAAGCTCGACCTGCTGGCGACCTGGCTGCCCGGCCGACCGTGGTACCACGGGCCGGCCGGCGTGGAGGTGCTGAGCCGCGGCGCCTACCGCTTCGACGACCCGGCCGGCGAGGTCGGCATCGAGACGATGCTGGTCGGCACCGCCGACGGGCCGGTCCACCAGGTCCCGCTCACCTACCGTGCCGCGCCCCTTGATGGCGCCGACGACTGGCTGGTGGGCACCACCGAACACTCGGTGCTCGGCCCGCGCTGGGTGTACGACGGCTGCGCCGACCCGGTGTACGCCACGGCGCTGGCCCAGGCGATCCTCGCCGACACCGGTCAGGCGGAGCAGTACATCGAGGTCGACGGTCGGCGCGAACTGCGCGAGCCCACCATGACGATCGCCGCCAGCGGCGCTGGGGACGCCGACGTGGCACCGGTCGGCGCCGTGCGGCGGGTGGTCGACGAGGACGCCACGCTGATCGTCACCGACTCCGTCGAACTGGCCGTCGTCCGCCGGCCCGGGGGCGGGGACGCCGCTGCCTCCGGGGCCACCCTGCTCGGCACCTGGAACGGGCAGCCGACGAGTGTGCCGCTGGCGTACGCCCGGCCGCGCTGA
- a CDS encoding MmcQ/YjbR family DNA-binding protein yields MVTVADVRALARTLPRSSEHLIRDRVKFRVGSIVYVAFSRDEATMGFGFPKQERAGLVAAEPELFFLPGEADLRFHWVCCHTARLDHGYMTELVTEAWRMVVPKFLARQRLGS; encoded by the coding sequence GTGGTCACCGTCGCCGACGTGCGAGCCCTCGCCCGGACGCTGCCGCGCAGCAGCGAACACCTGATCCGGGACCGGGTGAAGTTCCGGGTCGGGTCGATCGTCTATGTCGCATTCTCGCGGGACGAGGCGACGATGGGCTTCGGGTTCCCGAAGCAGGAGCGGGCCGGGTTGGTCGCCGCCGAGCCGGAGTTGTTCTTCCTGCCAGGCGAGGCCGACCTGCGCTTCCACTGGGTGTGCTGCCACACCGCGCGACTGGACCACGGGTACATGACCGAGCTGGTCACCGAGGCGTGGCGGATGGTGGTGCCGAAGTTCCTGGCCCGGCAGCGGCTGGGCAGCTGA